A stretch of Campylobacter gracilis DNA encodes these proteins:
- a CDS encoding DUF3137 domain-containing protein, giving the protein MDIDRAIEELAKKQQQCKIKFLKPLILLLCIAVFSVGWFIHGLIQNEYSSAVLMSAMIPIIAVSCLWGIFDDSIAKWEYNAFYKNAFIRAIISDIDPAFRYEPQSGIDEEEFRKTGIYSNNEFVAEDQIDGVYKGVKFSLSEAIKIYETRESMRLVELSQRSKSDLSATFLLSAIALWNAWRLGEYVQAFSGSVLVCEFYKKFKGQTIIADRSPGTKFLGDQELMDDVIFGEEFRVFASDKIEARYLLTPSFMGRLGALKLRLAPNIALSAAFMDGKFYLFLNGAKNRFEAALFSPRTTLRDAERIKAEVLQLLGIIDELRLNEGFFGGASESGEPANSPPPGGEELQRLRDKGLSSRDR; this is encoded by the coding sequence TTGGATATTGACAGAGCGATAGAGGAGCTGGCAAAAAAGCAGCAGCAGTGCAAGATAAAATTTCTAAAACCGCTGATTTTATTGCTATGCATCGCAGTTTTTTCCGTCGGCTGGTTTATCCACGGCTTGATCCAAAACGAATACTCCTCCGCCGTGCTGATGTCCGCGATGATCCCGATAATTGCGGTAAGCTGCTTATGGGGGATTTTTGATGATTCCATCGCCAAGTGGGAGTACAACGCCTTTTATAAAAACGCCTTCATTCGCGCCATCATTTCAGATATCGACCCCGCCTTTAGATACGAGCCGCAAAGCGGCATAGACGAAGAAGAGTTCCGCAAAACGGGCATCTATTCGAACAATGAATTCGTAGCTGAGGATCAGATAGACGGCGTGTATAAAGGGGTAAAATTTAGCCTAAGCGAGGCGATAAAAATCTATGAAACGCGAGAATCTATGAGGCTTGTAGAGTTATCCCAAAGATCCAAGAGCGATCTTTCTGCGACTTTTTTGCTATCGGCGATCGCGCTTTGGAACGCTTGGAGGCTCGGCGAATACGTACAGGCCTTTAGCGGCTCGGTTTTGGTGTGCGAGTTTTATAAGAAATTTAAGGGGCAAACCATCATCGCGGACCGCTCGCCAGGCACAAAATTTTTAGGCGATCAGGAGCTGATGGACGACGTGATTTTCGGAGAAGAATTTCGCGTATTCGCAAGCGATAAGATCGAGGCGCGGTATCTTTTGACGCCTAGCTTTATGGGGCGTCTAGGGGCTTTGAAGCTTAGGCTTGCGCCCAATATCGCTCTTAGCGCGGCGTTTATGGACGGCAAATTTTATCTATTTTTAAACGGCGCGAAAAACCGCTTCGAAGCCGCGCTGTTTTCGCCGCGCACTACGCTAAGAGACGCCGAGCGGATAAAGGCTGAGGTTTTACAGCTTCTTGGTATCATTGACGAGCTGCGTTTAAATGAAGGATTTTTTGGCGGCGCAAGCGAGAGCGGCGAGCCCGCAAATAGCCCGCCACCCGGCGGCGAAGAGCTGCAGAGATTGCGCGATAAAGGCTTGAGCTCGCGCGATCGCTGA
- a CDS encoding succinate CoA transferase gives MNSRVQNEYLKSKVMSAEKACELIPNGASVGFSGFVGAGCALALPQALAQRATALHEKGEPYQIEIFTGASTDPLLDGVLAKAGAVSFRAPFFTDTDMRRAINSGAVRYADVHLSSLAAQLKAGFFPHLNFAVIEVVAIKESGELVPSTSLGNNQAWLDIADRVILEVNYYQPLELEGIHDVTDLRLPPHAEDLPIKHVGDRVGSPYMHVDPAKVVAVIEARTHDRVNNFTAVDEISSAIGRNVVKFLKNEEACGRLPAKKLLPLQSGIGNVANAVLSSLQDAGYQGLQCYSEVIQDGMLDLIKRGVVGTASATALSLSPAGVEEFQKNIDFYRKHIILRSQDVSNSPALIRRLGVVSMNGMLEADIYGNVNSTNVMGSQMKNGIGGSGDFARNGYLSLFLSPSLAKDGAISAIVPFVSHVDHTEHDTQVIITEYGIADLRGKCPRERARAMISIAHPIYQDALRDYFERACAQPCAGHTPHILSEALSWHQRFKDTGSMKA, from the coding sequence ATGAACTCACGCGTGCAAAACGAATATCTAAAATCAAAAGTTATGAGCGCCGAGAAAGCCTGCGAGCTGATCCCAAACGGCGCATCGGTGGGCTTTAGCGGCTTTGTTGGGGCGGGCTGCGCGCTAGCGCTACCACAAGCCCTGGCGCAACGAGCGACGGCGCTGCACGAAAAAGGCGAGCCCTATCAAATCGAAATTTTTACAGGCGCATCGACCGATCCGCTTTTAGACGGAGTTTTGGCAAAAGCAGGCGCTGTGAGCTTTCGCGCGCCGTTTTTTACGGATACCGATATGCGCCGTGCGATAAATAGCGGCGCCGTGCGATACGCGGACGTGCATCTATCAAGCCTTGCCGCGCAGCTTAAGGCGGGCTTTTTTCCACATTTAAACTTTGCTGTGATCGAAGTAGTGGCGATTAAAGAAAGCGGTGAGCTCGTACCGTCTACATCGCTAGGCAACAACCAAGCCTGGCTCGATATCGCCGATCGCGTGATTTTAGAAGTGAATTACTATCAGCCGCTTGAGCTGGAGGGTATTCACGATGTTACGGATCTGCGCCTGCCGCCGCATGCCGAGGATCTGCCGATCAAGCATGTAGGTGATCGCGTAGGCAGCCCCTACATGCATGTAGATCCCGCAAAAGTAGTCGCTGTCATAGAGGCTAGGACGCATGATCGCGTCAATAATTTCACCGCCGTGGATGAAATTTCAAGTGCGATTGGGCGCAACGTCGTAAAATTCTTAAAAAACGAGGAAGCTTGCGGCAGACTTCCCGCAAAGAAGCTACTGCCGCTACAATCGGGCATCGGCAACGTCGCTAACGCCGTGCTTAGCTCGTTACAAGATGCTGGCTACCAAGGGCTGCAGTGCTACTCCGAGGTGATTCAAGACGGCATGCTAGATCTCATCAAAAGAGGCGTCGTAGGCACTGCAAGTGCCACGGCGCTATCGCTTAGCCCCGCAGGCGTCGAGGAATTTCAAAAAAACATCGATTTCTACCGCAAGCACATCATACTGCGCTCACAAGACGTCTCCAACTCGCCAGCGCTTATCAGAAGGCTCGGCGTCGTATCGATGAATGGCATGCTCGAGGCAGACATCTACGGCAATGTAAACTCCACTAACGTCATGGGTTCGCAGATGAAAAACGGCATCGGCGGTAGCGGTGACTTCGCTCGTAACGGATATTTGTCGCTGTTTTTGAGCCCATCGCTCGCTAAAGACGGCGCGATTAGCGCTATCGTGCCCTTCGTAAGCCATGTCGATCATACCGAGCACGATACTCAGGTCATCATCACCGAGTACGGCATCGCCGATCTGCGTGGTAAATGCCCTCGTGAGCGGGCTCGCGCGATGATAAGCATCGCACATCCCATTTACCAAGACGCGCTGAGAGATTATTTCGAGCGCGCCTGCGCGCAGCCCTGTGCAGGGCATACTCCGCACATCCTAAGCGAGGCGCTGTCGTGGCATCAAAGATTTAAGGATACGGGGAGTATGAAGGCTTAG
- a CDS encoding EAL domain-containing protein — MKDKIMWALMVGIMILGIIIAGNYFSSLRDVARFSTISRELALIDNADNRLNILFDAKIARRDFSIANADMRGIYQVLQALQKDKIIDKIGLSSDVRAIGSAFSDKISLLDELGALNSQNLILFQSLQQKFLSSGANAQRANLYSQILGLNYKNRSEISALKSALESADASSPDEAAFIGIARQILRNFERQNIIVSDNLSLLNERFASLRERFSYASEEFYGSFMQMTMLYTAVFLSFLLLTYIINSDALRSKRALAPYHALCEQAGEAIVLADQSFKILYANKSALSLSGYEQSELQGSDLGVLMPKDKGIELPAMVNKGAKDTRLLRKNGELADVSLRLSNIAAASKPPLYALYAHDIGEREIMKLALASAKESLNNQVYIDHLTGQGNEAALYELINAEKTGVAIYITIVNFANLRLFYKAETTNEILRSFARTLAMCIESHEIKASIFRIQSDEFCLFYEGLNVARDVEIINKYFTDKVFNLHTTEGFASAPLNITMGVSERADVAGGANRVFQAVMAMYEAQSKNEHVGFYSRPNAIEEKYLQNQIMINTIQNAIKKNQVFVLVQPIFDITHRDPSGNTYGTEGGDYVPLVYEILIRLIDRSGKTRCPGEFIDIAKQTSLYIPLTQVVINEAFRLLDRFAGTCFSINLSYFDIANEGIKELLERKLASSPNASNLFIEILESEEFDDYESLRSFIAVAKNYGCKVAIDDFGSGYSNYYRILTLDVDYIKIDGALIKNIANDKNSRAIVETIANFARKQDYELIAEYVENHEISIILEEMGIKYMQGYFYSKPMEPSRIKF; from the coding sequence ATGAAAGATAAGATAATGTGGGCTTTGATGGTGGGGATTATGATATTAGGCATAATCATCGCCGGGAATTATTTCTCGTCGCTAAGAGATGTAGCGAGATTTAGCACGATTTCGCGCGAGCTAGCTTTGATCGATAATGCCGACAACCGCCTAAATATACTATTTGATGCAAAGATCGCAAGAAGGGACTTTTCTATCGCAAATGCTGATATGCGTGGCATCTATCAGGTGCTGCAAGCTCTGCAAAAAGATAAAATCATCGATAAAATCGGACTTAGCAGCGATGTGCGCGCGATCGGAAGCGCTTTTAGCGATAAAATTTCGCTTTTGGACGAGCTTGGGGCTTTAAATTCGCAGAATTTAATCCTTTTTCAAAGCCTGCAGCAAAAATTTTTATCCAGTGGCGCAAATGCACAAAGAGCAAATCTCTACTCTCAAATTTTAGGGCTTAACTATAAAAATCGCTCCGAAATTTCCGCTTTAAAAAGCGCGCTAGAAAGCGCGGATGCGTCAAGCCCAGACGAAGCTGCGTTTATAGGAATCGCGCGGCAAATTTTAAGGAATTTCGAGCGTCAAAATATCATCGTAAGTGATAATCTCTCGTTGCTTAACGAGCGCTTCGCAAGCCTGCGCGAGCGATTTTCTTACGCTAGCGAGGAATTTTACGGCTCGTTTATGCAAATGACGATGCTTTACACGGCGGTGTTTTTGTCGTTTTTACTGCTTACTTACATCATAAATTCCGATGCTTTGCGTAGTAAACGCGCCCTCGCGCCCTATCACGCGCTATGCGAGCAAGCAGGCGAAGCGATAGTTTTAGCAGATCAGAGCTTTAAAATTTTATACGCCAATAAAAGCGCGCTTAGCTTAAGCGGCTACGAACAAAGCGAGCTGCAAGGGAGCGATCTTGGAGTTTTGATGCCCAAAGATAAAGGGATCGAACTTCCTGCGATGGTAAATAAAGGCGCCAAAGATACGCGCCTGCTTCGTAAAAACGGCGAGCTAGCCGATGTGAGCCTAAGGCTATCAAATATCGCAGCTGCATCCAAGCCGCCGCTATATGCGCTTTACGCTCATGACATCGGCGAGCGCGAGATTATGAAGCTAGCTCTTGCGAGCGCAAAGGAGAGCTTAAACAATCAAGTCTATATCGATCATCTTACGGGCCAGGGCAATGAAGCAGCGCTATATGAGCTAATAAACGCCGAAAAAACGGGCGTAGCGATCTACATCACTATCGTAAATTTTGCAAATTTACGGCTTTTTTACAAGGCGGAGACGACGAATGAAATTCTGCGCTCCTTTGCGCGTACGCTTGCGATGTGTATCGAATCGCACGAGATCAAAGCTAGTATCTTTCGCATCCAATCGGATGAGTTTTGCCTATTTTACGAGGGGCTAAATGTCGCGCGCGATGTGGAGATCATAAATAAATATTTCACCGATAAGGTCTTTAATCTCCATACCACCGAGGGCTTTGCCTCCGCGCCTTTAAATATCACGATGGGCGTAAGTGAGCGCGCCGACGTAGCGGGTGGTGCAAATAGGGTCTTTCAGGCGGTCATGGCGATGTATGAGGCGCAGAGCAAAAACGAGCACGTAGGCTTTTACTCGCGCCCAAATGCGATTGAGGAAAAATATTTGCAAAATCAGATTATGATCAACACCATTCAAAACGCGATCAAGAAAAATCAAGTCTTTGTACTCGTCCAGCCGATATTTGATATCACCCACCGAGATCCTAGTGGTAACACATACGGCACCGAGGGCGGCGACTACGTCCCATTAGTATATGAAATTCTAATCCGTCTAATCGACCGCTCGGGAAAGACGCGTTGCCCGGGTGAGTTTATCGACATCGCAAAGCAGACCTCGCTCTACATCCCGCTAACTCAGGTCGTAATAAACGAGGCCTTTCGCTTGCTAGACCGCTTCGCAGGGACTTGCTTTAGCATAAATCTTTCATATTTTGACATCGCAAACGAAGGCATCAAGGAGCTTTTAGAGCGCAAGCTCGCATCCAGTCCAAATGCTTCAAATTTATTTATTGAAATTTTAGAAAGCGAGGAATTCGACGATTACGAGAGCCTACGCAGCTTCATAGCCGTAGCCAAAAACTATGGCTGCAAGGTCGCGATAGACGATTTTGGCAGCGGATACTCCAACTACTATAGAATTTTAACGCTCGACGTGGATTACATAAAGATCGACGGAGCGCTCATCAAAAATATCGCAAACGACAAAAACTCGCGCGCTATCGTCGAAACGATCGCTAACTTCGCGCGCAAGCAGGACTACGAGCTCATCGCCGAATACGTAGAAAACCACGAAATTTCAATTATCTTAGAAGAGATGGGGATTAAATATATGCAGGGCTACTTCTACAGCAAGCCAATGGAGCCTTCGAGGATAAAATTCTAA
- a CDS encoding tetratricopeptide repeat protein: MKKFLFLALFCALAANCDESARVDKISAAGKADKTTSIGETAAQNAHFLKSGEASAGSQSSADAVIQTDGISRADLQSCIVKSDEGSCERVARGLKSGCERKDQLSCFFYADALGRGLGVEKDVVASFELFREQCDAGSSEACYELSVKYLQGIGTSQSFELSGQALDRACKMHNKRACAVLDLLPKN, encoded by the coding sequence ATGAAAAAATTTCTATTCTTAGCGCTATTTTGCGCCCTTGCAGCAAACTGCGACGAGAGCGCGCGAGTAGATAAAATTTCTGCGGCGGGCAAAGCAGACAAAACAACGAGTATCGGCGAGACCGCCGCGCAAAACGCTCACTTTCTAAAGAGCGGCGAAGCAAGCGCCGGCTCGCAAAGCAGTGCCGATGCGGTCATCCAAACGGACGGAATTTCGCGGGCGGATCTGCAAAGCTGCATCGTAAAAAGCGACGAAGGCTCCTGCGAGCGCGTCGCGCGCGGTCTGAAAAGCGGCTGCGAGCGCAAAGATCAGCTCTCGTGCTTTTTCTACGCAGATGCGCTAGGGCGCGGCTTGGGCGTAGAGAAGGACGTCGTGGCGTCGTTTGAGCTTTTTCGCGAGCAGTGCGATGCCGGCAGCAGCGAGGCATGCTACGAGCTGTCGGTCAAATATCTCCAAGGAATCGGCACCTCTCAAAGCTTTGAGCTCTCGGGGCAGGCGCTAGATAGGGCGTGCAAAATGCACAACAAGCGCGCCTGCGCGGTGCTCGATCTACTACCGAAAAATTAG
- a CDS encoding cytochrome-c peroxidase, with amino-acid sequence MRSKRVLSCFIFSLVPLLGLCGNLFTPLEMPKYDPQKARLGAKIFTDVRFSRKGRSCESCHNFYLNDSGASVRDGRVPTLINSYYFDRYLGDYNFAGFEARIAVSVFSENELDASEDRILELIRKNLAYKQAFESAYGEANTANFIDALKEFLKSKTAINSKFDRFLRGEVKLNDAEYNGYVLFVRLCSACHNGVSLGTGSFTKIRPSVEEEDAPRHRLTSDGFELRRVPSLRNITQTAPYVNGQTDLRLAVRQIAKDLLKYDLSDGELDALMSFLATLKGEMTEAQDER; translated from the coding sequence ATGAGATCGAAGCGAGTTTTAAGCTGTTTTATATTTAGCCTGGTGCCGCTTTTGGGGCTTTGCGGCAATCTTTTTACGCCGCTTGAGATGCCTAAATATGACCCGCAAAAGGCGCGGCTGGGCGCAAAAATTTTTACCGATGTAAGATTTAGCCGCAAAGGCCGTTCCTGCGAGAGCTGCCACAACTTCTATCTAAATGACTCAGGCGCTTCGGTGCGCGATGGACGCGTGCCTACGCTCATAAATTCTTATTATTTTGATCGCTACTTGGGCGATTATAATTTCGCGGGCTTTGAAGCTCGGATCGCGGTGTCGGTTTTTAGCGAGAATGAACTGGACGCGAGCGAAGATAGAATTTTAGAGCTTATCAGGAAGAATTTAGCCTACAAGCAGGCTTTTGAAAGTGCTTACGGCGAGGCGAATACGGCGAACTTCATTGATGCGCTGAAGGAATTTTTAAAGTCCAAAACGGCGATAAATTCCAAATTTGACCGATTTTTGCGCGGCGAGGTTAAGCTAAATGATGCCGAATATAACGGATATGTGCTTTTTGTGCGGCTGTGTTCGGCATGTCATAACGGCGTTAGCCTAGGCACCGGCAGCTTTACTAAAATTCGCCCAAGCGTAGAAGAGGAGGATGCGCCTAGACACAGGCTCACTTCTGACGGATTTGAGCTGCGCCGCGTGCCTAGCTTGCGCAATATCACGCAAACTGCGCCTTACGTAAACGGGCAGACGGATTTGCGTCTTGCAGTGCGGCAGATCGCGAAGGATCTGCTAAAATACGATCTTAGCGATGGGGAGCTTGATGCTTTGATGAGCTTTTTAGCTACACTTAAGGGCGAGATGACGGAGGCGCAGGATGAAAGATAA
- a CDS encoding thioredoxin domain-containing protein, whose protein sequence is MINLPKNCVVFTYPKMGDSGKFLPEELRGVAGLTGCTLQCKAYESAFAQIKALGFELIAVGSMGEAGTSEFKRATGATFEFINDEKFELEAPLGLETFTTGDGKKFYHRQTLIFRGGKEIKRFSRIAEPEQDAQNVLAALKSL, encoded by the coding sequence ATGATAAATTTACCGAAAAATTGCGTGGTTTTTACCTACCCGAAAATGGGCGACAGCGGCAAATTTTTGCCGGAGGAGTTGCGCGGCGTAGCGGGCCTTACTGGCTGCACGCTTCAGTGCAAGGCCTACGAGAGCGCGTTTGCGCAGATAAAAGCCCTCGGCTTCGAGCTTATCGCCGTAGGCAGCATGGGCGAGGCGGGCACGAGCGAGTTTAAGCGCGCTACGGGCGCTACGTTTGAGTTTATAAACGACGAAAAATTCGAGCTTGAAGCGCCGCTTGGGCTCGAGACTTTCACCACCGGCGACGGGAAGAAATTTTACCACCGCCAAACCCTGATTTTCCGAGGCGGCAAGGAGATAAAGCGCTTTAGTCGCATCGCTGAACCCGAGCAGGACGCGCAAAACGTACTTGCGGCGCTAAAGAGCCTATGA